The following are encoded together in the Oncorhynchus masou masou isolate Uvic2021 chromosome 5, UVic_Omas_1.1, whole genome shotgun sequence genome:
- the LOC135540016 gene encoding serine/arginine-rich splicing factor 3-like, which translates to MGDPAMHRDCPLDCKVYVGNLGNNGNKTELERSFGYYGPLRSVWVARNPPGFAFVEFEDPRDATDAVRELDGRTLSGSRVRVELSNGEKRTRNRGPPPSWSRRPRDDHRGRRGSPPARRRSPRRRSFSRSRSRSLSRDRKRERSLSRDRNHKPSRSFSRSRSRSRSTERK; encoded by the exons ATGGGAG atccAGCCATGCATCGAGATTGCCCTCTCGACTGCAAGGTCTACGTGGGAAACCTGGGGAACAATGGCAATAAGACAGAGCTGGAGCGGTCATTCGGCTATTATGGGCCACTTCGCAGTGTCTGGGTAGCTAGGAACCCCCCAGGCTTTGCTTTTGTGGAATTTGAAGATCCAAGGGATGCAACCGACGCAGTGAGAGAACTTGATGGAAG GACATTAAGTGGTTCCCGTGTGCGAGTGGAGCTGTCCAATGGTGAGAAACGCACCCGCAACCGGGGTCCTCCTCCATCGTGGAGCCGACGTCCACGAGATGACCATCGTGGGCGTCGTGGTAGCCCGCCCGCCAGGCGCAG ATCCCCACGTAGGAGGAGCTTCAGCCGCAGCCGAAGCAG GTCTCTCtccagagacaggaagagggagagatcttTGTCCCGGGACAGGAACCACAAACCCTCAAGATCATTTTCCCGATCAAGGAG CCGCTCCAGGTCTACGGAGAGAAAGTAA
- the cdkn1a gene encoding cyclin-dependent kinase inhibitor 1 isoform X1, with protein MKTRTTMASRKRILSSLGKSPARQNLFGPVDREQLQQEYQDTLRRDLEDACRRWGFDFLSDKPLAGGDFQWEEVPGTKVPLLYLPCLLSQGEAQKIRGPAASTGRVRAGPWHRGKENIPCTPEKYRANLQNLEKPQDKNENKLKRKQTNLTDFYQAKKRVVGTSLKSGR; from the exons ATGAA AACCAGAACAACCATGGCCAGTCGTAAGCGCATCCTGAGCTCTCTGGGGAAAAGTCCTGCCAGGCAGAACCTGTTTGGCCCAGTTGACCGTGAGCAGCTGCAGCAGGAGTACCAGGACACCCTGCGCAGAGACCTGGAGGACGCCTGTCGCCGCTGGGGCTTCGACTTCCTGTCAGATAAGCCTCTGGCTGGGGGAGACTTCCAGTGGGAAGAGGTACCGGGCACTAAGGTGCCTCTCCTCTACCTGCCCTGCCTGTTGAGTCAGGGGGAGGCACAGAAGATCAGAGGGCCGGCAGCATCCACAGGGAGGGTCAGGGCGGGGCCATGGCACCGTGGTAAGGAAAACATCCCTTGCACCCCTGAGAAGTACAGAGCCAACCTCCAGAACCTGGAGAAACCGCAAGACAAGAACGAGAACAAACTGAAGAGGAAACAGACCAACCTCACAG ATTTCTACCAAGCCAAGAAGAGAGTGGTGGGTACGTCGCTTAAGTCAGGCCGGTGA
- the cdkn1a gene encoding cyclin-dependent kinase inhibitor 1 isoform X2, whose protein sequence is MASRKRILSSLGKSPARQNLFGPVDREQLQQEYQDTLRRDLEDACRRWGFDFLSDKPLAGGDFQWEEVPGTKVPLLYLPCLLSQGEAQKIRGPAASTGRVRAGPWHRGKENIPCTPEKYRANLQNLEKPQDKNENKLKRKQTNLTDFYQAKKRVVGTSLKSGR, encoded by the exons ATGGCCAGTCGTAAGCGCATCCTGAGCTCTCTGGGGAAAAGTCCTGCCAGGCAGAACCTGTTTGGCCCAGTTGACCGTGAGCAGCTGCAGCAGGAGTACCAGGACACCCTGCGCAGAGACCTGGAGGACGCCTGTCGCCGCTGGGGCTTCGACTTCCTGTCAGATAAGCCTCTGGCTGGGGGAGACTTCCAGTGGGAAGAGGTACCGGGCACTAAGGTGCCTCTCCTCTACCTGCCCTGCCTGTTGAGTCAGGGGGAGGCACAGAAGATCAGAGGGCCGGCAGCATCCACAGGGAGGGTCAGGGCGGGGCCATGGCACCGTGGTAAGGAAAACATCCCTTGCACCCCTGAGAAGTACAGAGCCAACCTCCAGAACCTGGAGAAACCGCAAGACAAGAACGAGAACAAACTGAAGAGGAAACAGACCAACCTCACAG ATTTCTACCAAGCCAAGAAGAGAGTGGTGGGTACGTCGCTTAAGTCAGGCCGGTGA